In one window of Bemisia tabaci chromosome 6, PGI_BMITA_v3 DNA:
- the LOC109036806 gene encoding F-box only protein 33, with translation MSEITWNNLPSVILYEVFSYLPRKDILNASSSCKLWRIGLHHPKLGKKINFKISSNNSQSFLRTQFLTDLYGHRVKAVTITFDSIDTPSVEMMETVLRALSSNANLQEINFESSYCSLACPGTDCESGIPVLEKKIIKNVQEIITNSRALNVLNFGCNEDLTLHIGSFLELLIKFQAESISTLGLASVKEDFNDYVLPELDVTHFASFPNLQVLSVDYDYMCDELLGSLNKTTGLQRLIIHVHGIEENHPGTSNRAWETFTQQNSKCELSLNLIHAYDAVEVLHNGFLQPAMPLTHLRVFFCEQLNAPAIHQLSRFSNTLRTLWWVDSFNSSHADVLIEPNDLDEQPELGVNPFIIAAWRCSKLTELVVHGYKMLAEDVVAISRLRQSLKVFKLPESDIVFFPMNRVPLQEVEKEVTQNIGHSWSATPDSELHSVILNPTGGESDEFIIPIVSQDLQI, from the exons ATGAGTGAAATTACGTGGAATAATTTGCCAAGTGTAATATTGTACGAAGTGTTCTCCTATTTACCACGGAAAGATATCCTCAACGCCAGTTCAAGCTGCAAATTATGGAGAATTGGATTGCACCATCCAAAGTTGGGGaagaaaatcaactttaaaatttcaagtaacaACTCTCAGAGCTTTCTCAGAACGCAATTTCTAACAGATCTGTATGGACACAGAGTTAAAGCCGTCACCATTACTTTTGATTCCATCGATACTCCATCTGTAGAAATGATGGAAACAGTTTTACGAGCCCTTAGTAGCAATGCAAATTTACAAGAGATCAATTTTGAATCGAGCTACTGCAGCCTTGCATGTCCTGGTACAGACTGCGAATCCGGAATACCTGTTTtagaaaa gaaaataataaaaaatgttcaagaaaTCATCACAAACAGCCGAGCGttgaatgttttaaattttggctGCAATGAAGATTTAACACTCCACATTGGCAGTTTCCTAGAACTCTTAATCAAGTTCCAAGCAGAATCAATCAGTACTCTTGGTTTAGCTTCAGTCAAAGAAGATTTTAATGACTACGTTCTACCTGAGCTAGATGTAACACATTTTGCCAGTTTTCCTAACTTGCAG GTTCTCAGTGTGGACTATGATTACATGTGCGATGAATTGTTAGGCTCCTTAAACAAAACCACTGGCCTACAAAGATTAATTATACATGTCCATGGGATTGAAGAAAATCATCCGGGAACTTCTAACCGTGCTTGGGAAACTTTTACACAACAGAA TTCCAAATGTGAGCTCAGTCTAAATCTGATTCATGCTTACGATGCTGTAGAAGTGTTGCACAACGGATTCCTTCAACCCGCCATGCCATTGACTCATCTTCGCGTGTTCTTCTGTGAGCAG ctGAATGCGCCTGCCATTCATCAACTCTCCCGCTTTTCCAACACGTTGCGCACTTTATGGTGGGTAGACTCTTTCAATTCATCCCACGCTGATGTTTTAATCGAACCAAATGATTTAGATGAACAACCTGAGCTAGGTGTGAATCCTTTCATCATAGCAGCATGGCGATGTTCCAAACTCACAGAATTAGTTGTTCATG GCTATAAAATGTTAGCAGAAGATGTTGTTGCTATTTCAAGATTAAGGCAGAGTTTGAAAGTCTTCAAGCTACCTGAGTCAGACATAGTGTTTTTCCCTATGAATCGTGTACCCCTCCAAGAAGTAGAAAAG GAAGTAACGCAAAACATCGGGCACTCATGGTCAGCAACTCCCGACTCAGAACTGCACTCAGTTATTCTGAATCCAACTGGCGGCGAATCGGATGAATTCATCATACCGATTGTCTCGCAAGATCTGCAAATCTAA
- the LOC109036804 gene encoding uncharacterized protein, translated as MEKKVVVEVHKDVIKPLKQNISLPIDFQHSNSTFFKSLNHFSSIPENLASVKEFYIFYIFIGLSVIILLIFILRAMRFRSKKSTRIRRYGIVTSRGDVEMMPLDNEDDDEEATVFDITDHSSPQP; from the exons atggaaaaaaaagtagttgtTGAAGTGCATAAAGATGTGATAAAACCACTAAAACAGAATATCAGTCTTCCAATCGACTTCCAGCATTCAAATTCCACCTTTTTCAAAAGTCTAAATCACTTCAGctcaatccctgaaaatttagcgtctgtcaaagaattttatatattttacatCTTCATTGGATTAAGTGTCATTATTCTGCTCATTTTTATTCTACGTGCAATGAG GTTTCGTTCAAAGAAGTCAACCAGAATTCGCCGCTACGGAATAGTGACCTCAAGGGGAGATGTGGAAATGATGCCGCTCGATAAtgaagatgatgatgaagaaGCAACTGTATTTGATATCACTGATCATTCTAGTCCGCAACCTTGA